The Glaciimonas sp. PCH181 nucleotide sequence AATTGTCCACAATATGTAAATCCACGGGAGGGAGCATGAGAATTAGTCCATCCCAAGTGAATTCGTTCTTATTGAATCGCGGCTGGATACGCAATTCAATCGCGGCATTCCCTAATACGATTGTATTCACGCATCGTTTATTCCCTGATAGGCAATTGTTCTTGCCTGAAAATGAAAGTGCTCAGGATTATAGTGACGCTGTTGAAATTATAATTAACAAGCTTGCATCCATTGAAAGCAAAAGTTTCGCGTTTATCGCTGCACAACTGGAATCAAATAACTCTGAAATTGCTTCAAATTCAGCAGATAGCATGTCCCTACGAATATTAAAAACCGTTGAATATTCCGAGACGATACCGTTGTCACTAGCAAACGCAGCTATATCTAACTCCGAAATAATGCTACTAGCGGGTAGCTGTACAGCAGAAAATCCGTCACGCTACTTCCGTCGAATTGACAATAAAATTTCAAATGAAATCTATAATCGTGCGGTTTTCAACCATACCCGACGTGGAAGCTTCATTATGTCAATATCATGTACAGTCGCTGGTGCTGGGGAGCAATTAGGATTAGGATTTTCAGAAGATTCCAACGATTGGACAAAGTGCCGAAGAGCATTTGTGGCCATATATCGGAGCGTGGAAAAATTATCAACCGCAATTTTAGCTGGGGAAATTTCCAGCTTTACCGAGGAGTTATTAACTGCGAAGGAGCCGGTGGTGTCATCAAATTTTTGCGAAGCGTTAGCAGACTTAGTTGCAAAAGACACTGGTGGTGGCATAAATTTTGATTTTGAATGGTCACCATATATCGCGTTGCCAAAAGACATTCGTAAAGGGAAATCAATATTTATTGACCATACAATGACGGAAGATCTATATATTCTGTCAGAAGCACTGAAGCCTAAACAAGCGGCATTAAACAACGTATTTATTGGCACTGTTGAAGCTTTAAATGGAGACGTTTCAATTTCAGGCGAGCGAGAAGGTCTTGTTGAGTTTTCTATTTTATTAAAAGATGGGCAGAAAATTCGTGCTTCCGCAAATCTAAATATTGAACAGTATAAACTTGCAGATCATGCCCATATTGGCGGAGCTCAATACGTCTCCATAGAAGGCATCCTGAATCCTCGTGCAAGAGTGTGGCAATTCGATTCTGTGAAGTCATTTAAGCTGAGCATCGGCTAGCAAGAGAGTTACGATTAGTTACAAAATATCGCTAAGGAATTTCTCTACTAACTTCCTATCTTTGGGATTCAACTTACCTATCGCAAGTACAACCATCCCGAATAAATTTAGCAAAATGATTTGCTGACTCCCGCTCAAATCATACACACCATTTATTAATGCAAGCGTTTGATCACTCACATCAGATGTGCTGATTTATAGCAAATCATTAATGTCATAATCAAGCGATTTGGCTATCTTAGTCAAGCGTACCAAGGACGGTGCAATTTGACCTATCTCTAGCTTTACTGATCTCGCTGATGCAGACGATCACCAAGATAGAATAAACCCCAGAAGCTGGTAATTAACATCTGCCAAAAAGCAAACATAAAGGCCAGCAGGTAAATCCCTGATACCCATATACGGTATTGCTCATTCAAAATCGCTTTCATTGGCAAGTAAATTGCTTGTCCAAAAATAGCCAACACAATCAAAATCAAGCTTTCAGCAGTCAAAAAAGCGAACATTGAGCAGAGGAATCGTCTCCTTGTTAGTTCTATCGCCACACTCTGACCTTGTACAAGAATATCTAACTTTGGAGCTGGCGCAGGCATCGTCTTGTCTATATCAGCCTTATTGAAAGTCGCAATCGCTGCTAACGCAGCAATGTAGAAACCAGGTAAGCACTGAACAAAACCAAGAATCTTCGAAATCACTGCACCATCAGCATAAAGTGCGATGATTCCGAATGTTTTCAGATAGAACAGTAACCCAATTGTTACAACCGCAAGAATCAGAGGATAAAGCCAGTCCACTATCCATTTCTGCTTGTACTCAATAGATAGATAGGACAGTGGTCTTAGCAAATTTCTAAACATTATGCCTCCGGTTTTAGAAGCGCTTTCATCTTTTCAAGAATGACCTCACAGAATTTTTCGTAAGAAGATTTCAAGTCAAATTGAAAGTCATCCAACTTCTCTTTTTTTACATAGCCTTGTGCCGAAGCATCATTCGTATCCATCTCAACCGTTCTATCTACACCCGTCGGAGTCTTGAATTTAATACGAGCCCGGCTGTAGTCATCCTTTTTATTCGTGAAGAGCACTTTAAGTCTGTTGAATTTATCTCTAACAGGTTTATCTTGATCTTTCAACGTCAAAACCAAAGTCTTGCACTTTTCCTGAATGTAGCCATCCTCATCTATGTTGGTGTATTTTTCTTTTTCAGTAATGAGTTCAATGGACTGAATTTTCCCATTATCAAGATCATATTTCAGATCATCAGAGATATGTCCGTCAAACTCACACTTGAACACCACATTGTATTTTTTTGGTCTTCCGTTATCGTCATCTGCACCATCAGGATGGAACTGTTCAAAATCTTGAGGCACTAGGCTCTTTGCATCGTGAAGAATTTGGTTTAGCCCCTTCTGAACTACAAAAATTCCGAGCCCTGTGCAGTATTCCACCAGAACTAAGGCTGGATGCAGCTCATCTTGTGGCAGTTGCACCACCACATGAACTGAGAAGTCTTGACCTTCTTGATCCAGCTTTTCTGCTGTACGACGTTTCTTTTCCTTCGGGATTGTAAATACTGGATCTGACATTCCCTTGTCTGACTTGTTGACCAAGATGCTGATGATGTCACCATCCCACTTCCAGTCGGACACATAGAGCTCCTCTCGACCTTTGGACATTAGCTTAATGCGTTGTTCTATTGGAACATGCTCCATCAACTCAAATGCCTTCCTGACAGAAATGGGCTTTGGAGCCTTGAAGGTTCGAGACTCAGCAACAATCGAAAGATCGTAATAAAACACTAGCCGTTCAGTTTTTTTCACCGCTTCTATTTCCCAAAAAAAGGACTTCTTTCTGATTCAAGACAAGAATTACAGTCGTGGTAATGACCGAACAATTTTCATCGTTTCTAAACTCACAGTAATAACCCGTTGGAATAACTTGAATGGGTAGCTGGCATTCTGCATTGTTTCGGTTGCCCACAGATTGGCATCGTTGACGATACCGCTATCCTTGTGCTCACTCACTGACTGCCGTTCCATCACCCACTCAAGCGCTGGTTTGCCGTTCACCACATAGTCATAGGCTTCAAGCGGAATGCCTGACATGGTAATTTTATGGTTGTAAATCACACGGGTTTTGTCGTGCTTCTCACCATTCTTTCCCTTGGCAAATTTCATCTGCTCCACTCTGAAGTCTTGCGGGCTAAAGCCATTCATTAGCATGGCCCCACCTTCAATCTGAGTAGGGTAAGGCTGCATCTCTTCATAGCCTATGTGCAGGCCAGCTAAGGTTCTTCCAGCTTTAGAAAAAGCCCAGAAGTCTGCTGCCTTTGCCACCCGGGGAATGCGGGGCAGTTCCTTTGTCAAGTTGTCGGCATAACAGGTTTTGTAGTCATCTGAATGTAGTAAGCCATAGACATAGTAAAACAGGTCTTCATTATTCATAGCATTAACGATACTTTGAAAATGGAGTTCGGACAAACCTTGGGCGATAAAAATGTCCACATTATTGACCCGTTCACAGGAACTGGCACATTCATTACACGGCTGTTGCAAAGTGGACTTATCAGCAAAGAGCAACTGGCTTACAAATACCAGCAAGAAATTCACGCCAATGAAATCGTTTTGCTTGCTTATTACATTGCAGCCATCAATATTGAGCAGGTCTAACATGACATCATGGGTGGGGATTATGTGCCATTCAACGGAATTTGTTTGACTGACACTTTTGCTCTTTATGAAAAAGAGGACTTGGTAGATGCAGTTCTTACCGACAATAGTAGCCGCCGAAAAAAGCAAAAGAAATTGGATAAAGGCCATCAAGTGGGCGGCTTTGCCAGGCAACCATGCGTTCTTTGACGCTGTCGGTGACTTTGGAAATGAGGGCGGGCGACACATCGGCGTCATACATTTCCTTGAAGGTAGCGACGATTTCACGCGTGGTCATGCCCTTGGCGTACAGGCTCAGAATCTGATCGTCCATATGGGTGAGCCGGGTCTGCTGCTTTTTAACCAGTTGCGGTTCAAACGACCCTTCCCGATCCCGCGGCGTGGTGATTTCCACTTCGCCGTACTGGCTCTTCAGGGTCTTGCTCGACGAGCCGTTACGGACATTGCTCAGTGCACGGGGTTGATGTTTCTCGAAGCCAAGATGCTCGCGCATTTCGGCATTGAGCGCTGCTTCTACCGTCATTTTTAATAATTGCTGCGTCAGATTGTCGCGCCATATTCCCGTCTCGATCGAACGGTTGCTCTCTCGCTTATTCCATTCACCAAGATAGCGATAGCCCAGATAATCGGGCCGCGTCTCGTTGGTGAACAGTTCGATGACGCGGTTTTGCGTTCGGAGCGTGGTTGTTCAAGCAGTCAAAATTCCGTTTCAGACTTTTTGGATAAAACACTGACCAGACGTCGCAATATCTGAACGATGCTTCCGTATCCGACCGGCCGCACCAAGTTCTTTTGTTCTTCATAAAAGCCCATTTCACTCATGAGCGATACTTCGACTTCGGTAATCCCAGGCGACGTACTTCGATCGACAACAATCCTCAATCCAGCATGGCAAGACTCAATGGCAAAATTGACGCGAAACTTGGCACCAACAAAGGACAGCCGCACTTGGGGTTCAATTGATGATTCTGACACTGTGTTGTAGCCGACTATCTCCAATGGCTTCAACTGCTCGTCTAAAGAAATTGTTGTCTTATCCTGATAAAGCGCGTAGCTGAATAATTCGGCGTGAGCACCGTTCATTTGCAGCCTTTTCAGCAGGTAAACCTTGTTGTCATTGACCTTGCGAATTTTTCTTTCGAGGCAATAATCGATCACCTGAGAGTGTTTCACGATCTCATCGCGCCAAGGAACCAAGTCAATCGCGCTCTCGATAATGTGCTCTAGCTGCGGCAAGATTGGTACTGCACCATCCAGGCGCTCCCATAAACTCTTGAGATGCAATCTACGTCCGACTGCATCGGCCTTACCCCCTCTCAAGAATCGTTTCCAACTGTCGGGGTTGTCAGCATTGTTCGTTCCAAACGACTGGTTGCTTCCAATTGGCATCAGGTAATCCCCAACGACCAACAAGGCCCGTTGCCAAAGATATAAACTCCTTGCGGCACCAATTGGCTCTGTCAGTCCATCTTTATCGAAGGTCAACGTCGCTTTGGCGAAAAAGTCGTCGAAGACCGCCTGTTTTTCCTTATGTTCGAGCTCTGACCAAGCATCTGCGGAGCTACCGATCATCACCTCTAGCAAACTGGAAAAGTCCAAGAGAAACTCGATCTGGCCTTCAAAATAGCCATGCCCCTCGGCCTGTTCAATCCGGTTACGCCAGCCGGAATCTGCAAGCATCAGCTTCGCCTTAAGCACTTCTTCTTGCACCTGCTGCGGACTAAAACCACCCAATCGCGTTGCATCCATCTCAGCGAAATGGACAAGAATTTGTCTGCTCTCCGGCAAAAGCTTGCGCAGGCTTGCCATGCAGCGCTGGAACACGTCAACGTGGTCATAACTGGTGTTAACCGCCAAATTCGATACTACCCGCATCCATTCCTGAAGCTCATCAGCCGTTACCGCAGTCGGCCATTGCGTCAGATACAGGACAAAGGCATTGAATTGCAGCAGTTCGGCGTAGTTAAGGGCTGCGGGTGATTTGATCGCCTTCTGGAACAAGGCTTCTTCATCGAAGTAGCGCTTTCTACCCATTTGTCGGGTTAATTTTCCTTCGCCCGTACTCCATGCATCCAATAGTGCCATCAACTGAATAGCGAAATCGCGCGTCAGCCAGCCGCCATCGCGCAAAGTAGAATAGTTCACGGTAACCTGTTTATTCTGGAGCGCCGAAGTATCTTTTGCGAACGTCTTGCTTTCAGGATCCAAGCTTAGTTGGGCAACGGTCCAGAGCAAGTTCATTACCTCTGCGTCAAATACCTTGCTCCCCCTCGACCGATAACTCCAGAAGAAATCCGTCCACTGTGTATCCATCCGCTGTGCAAAGAAATCACGCACACTCCAGCTCTTCTCGCCTATTTGTCGCCGCTCAGTAGGAAACAATGTCTTCAGATCTTCTTCAAAGCGAGCCTTGAAAGTTTCGAACGACGTCAGTGGCTTTCCACGCGCATTCATCTTGATATAGAGGTCATCAGAAAGGCCAAAGTTCTCAAGTTGAAGCAATTGAAAGGTAATGGCTGGCTGCTTGTCATCCAATAGCCGGACATACAATCCGGTGCTTGTCCCGAAACGGCCATGTATGGCG carries:
- a CDS encoding type ISP restriction/modification enzyme yields the protein MTPMCRPPSFPKSPTASKNAWLPGKAAHLMAFIQFLLLFSAATIVGKNCIYQVLFFIKSKSVSQTNSVEWHIIPTHDVMLDLLNIDGCNVISKQNDFIGVNFLLVFVSQLLFADKSTLQQPCNECASSCERVNNVDIFIAQGLSELHFQSIVNAMNNEDLFYYVYGLLHSDDYKTCYADNLTKELPRIPRVAKAADFWAFSKAGRTLAGLHIGYEEMQPYPTQIEGGAMLMNGFSPQDFRVEQMKFAKGKNGEKHDKTRVIYNHKITMSGIPLEAYDYVVNGKPALEWVMERQSVSEHKDSGIVNDANLWATETMQNASYPFKLFQRVITVSLETMKIVRSLPRL
- a CDS encoding DUF262 domain-containing protein, with protein sequence MSDMNNATTFVGLLDQCSRIEVPQIQRDYAQGRETEAEVRLDFLNALHTALDPESTHRATPMNLDFIYGSMEEDADGSYFLPLDGQQRLTTLLLLHWYLAWRDGELSDFQERLWNGRHSRFSYKVRPSSAEFFDDLVRFVPEVLPDGVLSIKKLLEDQHWFFLSWRLDPTIQSALTMLDAIHGRFGTSTGLYVRLLDDKQPAITFQLLQLENFGLSDDLYIKMNARGKPLTSFETFKARFEEDLKTLFPTERRQIGEKSWSVRDFFAQRMDTQWTDFFWSYRSRGSKVFDAEVMNLLWTVAQLSLDPESKTFAKDTSALQNKQVTVNYSTLRDGGWLTRDFAIQLMALLDAWSTGEGKLTRQMGRKRYFDEEALFQKAIKSPAALNYAELLQFNAFVLYLTQWPTAVTADELQEWMRVVSNLAVNTSYDHVDVFQRCMASLRKLLPESRQILVHFAEMDATRLGGFSPQQVQEEVLKAKLMLADSGWRNRIEQAEGHGYFEGQIEFLLDFSSLLEVMIGSSADAWSELEHKEKQAVFDDFFAKATLTFDKDGLTEPIGAARSLYLWQRALLVVGDYLMPIGSNQSFGTNNADNPDSWKRFLRGGKADAVGRRLHLKSLWERLDGAVPILPQLEHIIESAIDLVPWRDEIVKHSQVIDYCLERKIRKVNDNKVYLLKRLQMNGAHAELFSYALYQDKTTISLDEQLKPLEIVGYNTVSESSIEPQVRLSFVGAKFRVNFAIESCHAGLRIVVDRSTSPGITEVEVSLMSEMGFYEEQKNLVRPVGYGSIVQILRRLVSVLSKKSETEF